A part of Candidatus Neptunochlamydia vexilliferae genomic DNA contains:
- a CDS encoding type II toxin-antitoxin system HicB family antitoxin, with protein MATKKKNLSYYLNLKWSYTVEQETYNRKMYYVIRVNELPGVCTDAETIEEGIEEIKEAIKAAIKLYLKQGDPIPEPIDKKKFKGNISYRTTAERHYLLSKIALQENKSLSKTLDSLLDRGIEEFGLARAESESRTRHR; from the coding sequence ATGGCTACTAAGAAAAAAAATCTCAGCTACTATCTTAACTTAAAGTGGAGTTATACAGTAGAGCAGGAAACTTATAACCGAAAGATGTACTACGTCATACGTGTGAATGAGCTTCCTGGTGTCTGCACCGATGCAGAAACCATTGAAGAAGGGATAGAGGAAATTAAAGAAGCCATTAAAGCTGCAATCAAGCTCTATCTAAAGCAGGGAGATCCCATTCCAGAGCCAATTGACAAAAAGAAATTCAAAGGGAATATCTCTTATAGAACCACTGCTGAGAGACATTATTTATTAAGCAAAATTGCCCTTCAAGAAAATAAATCGCTCAGCAAAACCTTGGACTCTCTTCTTGATCGAGGGATTGAAGAGTTCGGATTGGCTAGGGCAGAGTCAGAATCTCGTACCCGTCATCGGTGA
- a CDS encoding type II toxin-antitoxin system HicA family toxin — translation MGKVEKLIQKVLQNRSISYSDAERLLKNLGFEVISCGSHHVFRKKGYSKNISIKKRPQLLPYQIRDVKEVLRDHGY, via the coding sequence ATGGGCAAAGTAGAGAAGCTAATACAAAAGGTTCTTCAAAATCGGTCTATTTCTTATAGTGATGCAGAGCGGCTTTTGAAGAACTTGGGTTTTGAGGTGATATCTTGTGGTTCGCACCACGTTTTTAGAAAGAAAGGATATTCGAAAAATATTTCTATTAAAAAAAGACCTCAGCTGCTTCCCTATCAAATTAGAGATGTCAAGGAGGTATTGAGGGATCATGGCTACTAA